Proteins co-encoded in one Fusarium musae strain F31 chromosome 3, whole genome shotgun sequence genomic window:
- a CDS encoding hypothetical protein (BUSCO:EOG09261H5E), with amino-acid sequence MVEEKVSVETVTVEGKEFRTVTEGKATILVPQGAKIGEDRGEVQQVFYNPIQQYNRDLSVLAIKTYGEMSLEKRKEQYESRMNKQSKKRKRGDDDQKPTEAVNPPPQDKAQASEEAAKPNDAEARQPKKEIKPSFRILDALSASGLRALRYAHELPFVTSVKANDLSDTAAESIRMNAKHNGLEDKITVTQGDALALMYRGIADDLSNRDKGGNPGKTNKFDVIDLDPYGTAAPFFDAAVQSIRDDGGLLCITCTDSAVWAGHSYCEKTFALYGGIPIKGMHSHEAGLRLVLNAVATSAARYGLAIEPLLSLSIDFYTKFFIKVTKSPQSVKFLASKTMLVYSCDSGCGAWETQPMLRSKPAPNKKGSGAFYKHTMAQGPSADRHCEHCGMKMHINGPMYGGHIHSQEFIERLLAQIPEADPSIYGTMPRLEGMLRTALEEYLPGPEVKEPVDPKDAQLATVDHYPFFIIPSRLANVVSCVTPSEDMVRGALIHLGYRTARSHCRPGSIKTDAPWSTIWWIITEWIRQKSPIKESSIKKNSAAWKILTDAGIIGQEKPEATSETAKDDSAMEGVEQQSSEAPVENTADAQNGDGKLLLSEAELRKTLVFDENLARLARRRGEQKLVRYQMNPRENWGPLAKASRR; translated from the coding sequence ATGGTGGAGGAAAAGGTCAGCGTCGAAACTGTGACCGTCGAGGGGAAGGAGTTCAGGACGGTCACAGAGGGAAAAGCCACTATCTTGGTGCCTCAAGGTGCCAAGATCGGTGAGGATCGTGGGGAAGTTCAGCAGGTGTTCTACAATCCTATCCAGCAATACAACCGTGATCTCTCTGTCCTCGCGATCAAGACGTATGGCGAAATGTCTCtagaaaagagaaaggagCAGTACGAGTCGAGGATGAACAAGCAgagcaagaagcgcaagcgagGCGATGACGACCAGAAGCCTACCGAGGCCGTGAACCCTCCACCACAGGATAAAGCGCAAGCAAGTGAAGAGGCTGCGAAACCCAACGATGCCGAAGCACGACAACCCAAGAAAGAAATCAAGCCCTCATTTCGTATCCTGGATGCGCTATCGGCGTCTGGGCTACGAGCGCTTCGATATGCCCACGAATTACCTTTTGTTACATctgtcaaggccaacgatTTGTCCGACACTGCTGCTGAGTCTATCCGGATGAACGCCAAGCACAATGGACTCGAGGACAAGATTACCGTCACGCAAGGTGATGCGCTTGCGCTCATGTATCGAGGCATCGCAGACGACTTGTCCAACCGAGACAAGGGTGGAAACCCAGGCAAGACCAACAAATTCGATGTTATCGACCTGGATCCTTATGGTACAGCTGCACCATTCTTTGACGCTGCTGTACAATCTATTAGAGACGACGGTGGCCTCTTATGTATTACCTGCACAGACAGTGCGGTATGGGCAGGTCACAGCTACTGCGAGAAGACTTTTGCGCTTTATGGAGGAATTCCCATCAAGGGAATGCACTCTCACGAAGCTGGTCTTCGACTTGTTCTGAACGCCGTTGCTACCTCGGCTGCCAGATATGGGCTGGCAATTGAGCCTCTTCTCTCGCTCTCGATCGACTTTTACACCaaattcttcatcaaggtGACCAAGTCCCCGCAGTCGGTCAAGTTCCTCGCTTCCAAGACTATGCTAGTCTACAGCTGTGACTCAGGTTGTGGTGCTTGGGAAACGCAGCCTATGTTGAGAAGCAAGCCCGCGCCGAACAAGAAGGGCAGTGGCGCCTTTTACAAGCACACTATGGCCCAAGGGCCATCAGCCGATCGACACTGCGAACACTGTGGAATGAAGATGCACATTAATGGCCCTATGTATGGTGGTCACATTCATTCGCAGGAGTTTATTGAGAGGCTTCTGGCGCAAATCCCCGAGGCTGACCCCTCCATCTATGGCACGATGCCCAGACTTGAGGGTATGCTGCGAACAGCTCTCGAAGAGTATCTCCCTGGCCCTGAGGTCAAGGAACCAGTCGATCCCAAGGATGCTCAACTTGCAACCGTTGACCACTATCCTTTCTTCATTATTCCAAGTCGTTTGGCCAATGTGGTGAGCTGCGTAACTCCCAGTGAGGACATGGTTCGAGGTGCCTTGATCCATCTTGGCTACCGCACTGCTCGAAGTCACTGCCGACCAGGAAGTATCAAGACTGACGCACCCTGGTCTACAATCTGGTGGATAATAACGGAATGGATTCGCCAGAAGTCACCAATCAAAGAATCGAGTATAAAGAAAAACAGCGCCGCATGGAAGATCCTGACTGACGCTGGAATCATTGGACAAGAGAAGCCCGAGGCTACAAGTGAAACGGCTAAAGATGACTCTGCGATGGAGGGCGTGGAACAGCAGAGTTCAGAGGCGCCTGTCGAGAATACAGCAGATGCACAAAACGGCGATGGCAAGCTCCTCCTTAGTGAGGCGGAACTGCGTAAGACACTCGTATTCGACGAGAACCTAGCACGTCTCgcacgaagacgaggagagCAGAAGCTGGTGCGATATCAGATGAACCCCCGAGAAAACTGGGGACCTCTGGCTAAAGCGAGCCGTCGATGA